Proteins encoded by one window of Paraburkholderia terrae:
- a CDS encoding DUF2442 domain-containing protein produces the protein MRADAVDVHFDNAHLFLDLSDGRAVEFPLNWFPTLAAATEAEREHFAISIDKQQLIWPELDEDMDVTALLLSLPESMRH, from the coding sequence ATGCGTGCCGATGCCGTCGATGTGCATTTCGATAATGCACACCTGTTTCTCGATCTGTCCGACGGCCGCGCCGTCGAGTTTCCACTCAACTGGTTTCCCACGCTCGCTGCGGCAACCGAAGCGGAGCGCGAGCACTTCGCTATTTCGATCGACAAGCAGCAGCTGATCTGGCCTGAACTCGACGAGGACATGGATGTGACGGCATTGTTGCTGTCGCTGCCGGAGTCGATGCGCCACTAG